The following coding sequences lie in one Steroidobacter denitrificans genomic window:
- a CDS encoding TonB-dependent receptor, giving the protein MNSLRITWAAIVTVTYLPGYVSAESGIVEEELRGGEIKEIIVTAQRRQERLQDVPLSVSAFDSSTLANMNVTNVSDLKAIVPALSAESSLGVTLPFLRGVGNPSLIVGNEASIPVYVDGVYYVRIAPSLFELNNIERVEVLKGPQGTLFGRNSTGGLVHIITRDPTPEMTMKGSVSYERFDRLRASGYVGGGTAQAAADLAVIYSNQENGWGRNITTGADTYTDENLALRSKLVLKPGDRTELKFAFDYNDSKTGQGLAQHAFRDEQQGDLTNLAVALPELSFYDARGGFPTYAEVESWGASLRIDQQLAFANLVSITAYREIEGMISIDVDFQPTNYYGALEPYESDQTSQEFQLMSGSGSAVDWIAGVYFLRQFNAYTPTRLLGDSFGPGVMLDLFGSQRSKSYAGYAQATLNVGAATRITGGVRYTRDELEGKGHLSVLLDDGTIVDPGTQLQSEAEFDKITWRIAVDHYLTEDVLIFASTSEGYKSGVFNLQPFDGHAVQPEKLRSYEVGVKTEWFDQRLRLNGSAFYYDISDPQVQRDTGTGVSLQNAETARIKGIDLDGEAVLSTDLVLRFGATWLDAEYVSFNDALFYTINPDPPFGNLPDVLVGDASGNRMPRAPKFTYSIGLSYVIPTSLGDFSLDTNYYRTSKQYFNPDNRQVEPAYGLLDAQLSYKLSTSATKISVFGKNLTDKEYFTSALQTAGPVGNVGTPGAPRTVGLKVEFEF; this is encoded by the coding sequence ATGAACAGTCTGAGAATCACCTGGGCAGCGATTGTGACGGTCACTTATCTGCCAGGTTACGTGTCGGCTGAATCAGGAATTGTAGAGGAAGAATTAAGAGGCGGTGAGATCAAGGAGATCATTGTGACAGCGCAACGACGCCAGGAACGCCTGCAGGACGTGCCGCTCTCGGTATCTGCCTTCGACTCCAGTACGCTCGCGAACATGAACGTCACCAACGTGTCGGACCTGAAGGCGATCGTACCGGCGTTGAGTGCCGAGTCTTCGCTGGGGGTGACACTACCGTTCCTGCGAGGCGTGGGTAACCCATCATTGATCGTCGGCAACGAGGCCAGTATCCCGGTTTACGTCGACGGCGTCTATTATGTCCGAATCGCTCCAAGCCTGTTCGAACTCAATAACATCGAGCGGGTAGAGGTCCTCAAGGGACCACAAGGCACCCTGTTCGGGCGTAACTCCACCGGTGGGTTGGTGCACATCATCACCCGCGATCCTACACCGGAAATGACAATGAAGGGTTCGGTCTCCTACGAGAGATTCGATCGGTTGCGGGCGAGCGGTTATGTCGGCGGCGGCACCGCGCAGGCGGCGGCCGATCTGGCTGTCATATATTCGAATCAGGAGAACGGCTGGGGACGCAACATCACCACAGGCGCCGATACTTATACGGATGAGAACCTGGCGCTGCGCTCCAAGTTGGTGTTGAAGCCCGGCGATAGGACCGAACTCAAGTTTGCTTTCGACTACAACGACTCGAAAACCGGACAAGGTCTTGCGCAACATGCGTTTCGTGATGAGCAACAGGGCGATCTCACAAATCTTGCTGTCGCTCTGCCGGAATTGTCGTTCTACGACGCGCGGGGCGGTTTTCCTACTTATGCTGAGGTGGAGAGCTGGGGTGCCTCGCTGCGCATTGATCAGCAGCTTGCCTTCGCGAACCTGGTCAGTATCACGGCGTACCGCGAAATCGAGGGCATGATCAGTATCGATGTTGACTTCCAGCCGACGAACTACTACGGCGCTCTGGAGCCTTATGAATCGGATCAAACGAGCCAGGAGTTTCAACTCATGTCCGGTAGCGGCAGTGCCGTCGACTGGATCGCCGGTGTGTACTTCCTGAGGCAATTCAATGCCTATACGCCGACGCGGCTACTAGGAGATTCGTTCGGGCCCGGCGTCATGCTCGACCTCTTTGGTTCGCAGCGATCCAAGTCGTACGCTGGGTACGCGCAGGCGACTCTGAACGTCGGTGCCGCTACCAGGATCACCGGCGGAGTGCGCTATACGCGCGATGAATTAGAGGGTAAAGGTCACCTTTCGGTATTGCTGGATGATGGCACCATAGTCGATCCGGGTACGCAGCTGCAATCCGAAGCGGAATTCGACAAGATTACATGGCGCATCGCAGTGGATCATTATCTGACCGAAGACGTCTTGATCTTTGCGTCAACGAGCGAGGGTTATAAGTCGGGTGTCTTCAATCTTCAGCCTTTTGACGGACACGCGGTACAGCCGGAAAAACTCCGCTCGTACGAAGTCGGTGTGAAGACCGAGTGGTTTGATCAACGCCTACGGCTCAACGGTTCTGCGTTCTACTACGACATTTCAGATCCACAGGTGCAGCGCGACACTGGTACCGGAGTATCCTTGCAGAATGCAGAAACCGCGCGCATCAAAGGTATCGATCTCGACGGCGAGGCGGTACTGAGTACAGATCTCGTGCTCAGGTTCGGCGCAACTTGGCTCGATGCCGAGTACGTGTCATTCAACGACGCGCTGTTCTACACCATCAATCCCGATCCGCCGTTCGGCAATCTGCCGGACGTCTTGGTTGGAGATGCGAGCGGCAATCGTATGCCGCGCGCGCCGAAGTTCACCTATAGCATCGGACTCAGTTATGTTATCCCGACTTCACTGGGAGACTTCAGTCTGGATACCAATTACTACAGAACCTCGAAGCAATACTTCAATCCCGATAACCGACAGGTGGAACCAGCTTATGGATTACTTGACGCGCAGCTCAGTTACAAACTGTCGACCAGTGCAACAAAGATCAGCGTCTTCGGCAAGAATCTCACCGATAAAGAGTACTTCACGTCTGCACTGCAGACTGCCGGTCCGGTGGGCAACGTCGGTACGCCTGGCGCACCGAGAACTGTTGGACTGAAGGTCGAATTTGAGTTTTAA